One Zonotrichia leucophrys gambelii isolate GWCS_2022_RI unplaced genomic scaffold, RI_Zleu_2.0 Scaffold_165_103997, whole genome shotgun sequence DNA segment encodes these proteins:
- the LOC135461082 gene encoding olfactory receptor 14J1-like: protein MDRAEFFVLTVMCYDRYVSICKPLHYGTLLGSRACAHMAAAAWASGFLYALMHTANTFSLPLCHGNALGQFFCDVPQILKLACSHSTFRKIWISLLGVCLSFGCFLFIVFSYVQIFRAVLRIPSEQGRHKVFSTCLPHLAVVSLFISTGIFSYLKPPSISSPSLDLALSVLYSVVPPALNPLIYSLRNQELKDAVQTQMNRWFQKY from the exons ATGGACAGGG CAGAGTTTTTCGTCCTGACTGtcatgtgctatgaccgctacgtgtccatctgcaaacccctgcactacgggaccctcctgggcagcagagcctgtgcccacatggcagcagctgcctgggccagcgGCTTTCTCTatgctctcatgcacacagccaatacattttccctgcccctgtgccatggcaatgccctgggccagttcttctgtgacgtgccccagatcctcaagctcgCCTGCTCACATTCCACCTTcagaaaaatttggatttcaCTGCTCGGTGTCTGTTTaagttttggttgttttctgttcattgttttctcctatgtgcagatcttcagggctgtgctgaggatcccctctgagcagggacggcacaaagtcttttccacctgcctccctcacctggccgtggtctcCCTGTTTATCAGCACTGGCATATTTTCatacctgaagcccccctccatctcctccccatcgctggatctggccctgtcagttctgtactcagtggtgccgccggccctgaaccccctcatctacagcctgaggaaccaggagctcaaggatGCAGTGCAGACACAGATGAATAGATGGTTTCAGAAGTATTAA